The Cydia pomonella isolate Wapato2018A chromosome 17, ilCydPomo1, whole genome shotgun sequence genome includes a window with the following:
- the LOC133526972 gene encoding uncharacterized protein LOC133526972 → MSGANFGVLDTFDHNVQSWNSYKGRLQQYFIANDIDNAKDATGIKRRAILLTALKEETYKLTADLVLPKQLDSVPYEDIIKLLDNHFTPKRVGFGERHKFYAAVQQAGETHTQWAARLRGLTAYCSFSNVEEALRDRFIMGLLPGLEKEKLYAQNISELTLAKAVEFAENIRCARAGATAAGITPSSGDVYKIASNKQQNKSDGKVKCSTCGYTNHKVSECRFTNYVCKKCKVKGHLGRMCPSVKYLDMNYDGEDDDVLAE, encoded by the exons ATGTCTGGTGCTAATTTCGGTGTGTTGGATACCTTTGATCATAACGTTCAAAGTTGGAACAGCTACAAAGGCCGATTACAACAGTATTTTATCGCAAACGATATAGATAATGCGAAAGATGCGACGGGAATAAAAAGACGGGCCATCTTACTAACGGCACTTAAGGAAGAAACGTACAAGCTCACAGCTGATTTAGTCTTGCCAAAGCAACTGGACAGCGTGCCTTAtgaagatattataaaacttctgGATAACCATTTCACACCCAAGCGGGTTGGATTCGGCGAGCGCCACAAATTCTACGCCGCGGTGCAGCAGGCCGGTGAAACCCATACACAATGGGCCGCACGGCTACGCGGACTCACCGCTTATTGTAGTTTCAGCAACGTGGAAGAGGCATTACGCGATCGGTTTATCATGGGTTTGCTTCCAGGCCTTGAAAAGGAAAAATTGTATGCGCAAAACATCTCCGAGTTGACGCTAGCGAAAGCGGTCGAATTTGCCGAAAATATTCGCTGTGCGCGCGCCGGGGCCACTGCAGCTGGCATTACGCCTTCGTCGGGCGACGTTTACAAAATCGCgtcaaataaacaacaaaataagtCTGACGGGAAAGTGAAGTGTTCAACATGCGGCTATACTAATCATAAAGTGTCGGAGTGTCGGTTCACTAATTACGTATGCAAAAAGTGCAAAGTGAAGGGTCATTTAGGTAGAATGTGCCCTAGTGTTAAATATTTGGATATGAATTACGATGGCGAGGACGACGACG TCCTTGCagaataa